One window of the uncultured Paludibaculum sp. genome contains the following:
- a CDS encoding PHP domain-containing protein, whose product MIDLHTHTDRSDGSTAPEDLVRQAVAEGLQALGIADHDTLAGYEAAGPAAAACGLELICAVELSTRPNECRQPGKRERSVHVLGYWLLEPPTTEFRCWLETQQASRRRRNVDLLTKLRELGVSITLEDAEVYGRNQVGRPHIARVLCDKGYVSTIQEAFDVYLADEAKAAVERDEPTLEEGIRLIQESGGMSSLAHPVRLPQRGADLFRLVQRLVEAGLQGIEVHHSEHSPADCAEYAEIARRFDLIPTGGSDFHGDNKPGIRLGHGINGNAMLPYSFLEQMWEQCTVKRH is encoded by the coding sequence GTGATCGACCTGCACACACATACCGATCGTTCGGACGGATCCACGGCGCCGGAGGACCTGGTACGCCAAGCCGTCGCCGAAGGTCTTCAGGCGCTGGGGATCGCCGACCACGATACGCTTGCCGGATATGAGGCCGCCGGTCCCGCAGCCGCGGCGTGCGGTCTCGAACTCATCTGCGCCGTCGAGTTGAGTACGCGTCCGAACGAATGCCGCCAGCCCGGCAAACGGGAACGTTCCGTGCACGTGCTCGGCTACTGGCTGCTGGAGCCGCCAACAACGGAATTCCGTTGTTGGTTGGAAACCCAGCAGGCCAGCCGCCGCCGGCGCAATGTCGACCTGCTGACGAAACTCCGGGAGTTGGGTGTGTCCATCACGCTGGAAGACGCGGAGGTGTACGGGCGCAATCAGGTCGGCCGGCCCCACATCGCCCGTGTGTTGTGCGACAAAGGCTACGTCTCGACCATTCAGGAAGCCTTCGATGTCTATCTCGCCGATGAGGCGAAGGCGGCGGTGGAGCGGGACGAACCCACGCTGGAGGAGGGCATCCGGCTCATCCAAGAGTCGGGTGGCATGTCGTCACTCGCCCATCCGGTCCGCCTGCCGCAGCGCGGCGCGGATCTGTTCAGGCTGGTTCAACGCCTGGTCGAAGCCGGGCTGCAGGGCATCGAGGTCCATCACAGTGAGCACTCACCGGCCGACTGCGCCGAATACGCGGAGATCGCCCGGCGTTTTGACCTGATCCCGACGGGAGGGTCGGACTTCCACGGAGACAACAAACCGGGCATCCGTCTGGGCCATGGCATCAATGGGAATGCTATGTTGCCCTACAGCTTCCTGGAACAAATGTGGGAGCAGTGCACTGTGAAGCGCCACTGA